In Bdellovibrio bacteriovorus, the following are encoded in one genomic region:
- a CDS encoding phosphatase domain-containing protein, with amino-acid sequence MKHGLFSFLVAFLVTVSCSFASAQTLLVSDVDDTIKLAHVQSYKDMIYYAFDDSSRFMGMSDLYNLIVQDNPDMQVVYLSRAPTWIMKKRHLSLLKKGLFPEGRYIGRSSLSRSTHKVDALREVIEEFKPKKVVLIGDNGEADPAVYAQIGEEYRASGIQFFQFIRIVYSKSVYTPVKPATLISSQTGFVTPIEISLELESQGLLHKTSVEKLLATKGADLSNPDLKERNGEYAFPYFVDCSSFQWRWDGRLAEFAELLVLKTRIFKRCGLNP; translated from the coding sequence ATGAAACACGGCCTTTTTTCATTCCTAGTCGCTTTCTTAGTTACTGTCTCTTGCAGCTTTGCTTCCGCGCAAACGCTTTTGGTCAGCGATGTCGATGACACCATCAAGCTGGCCCACGTTCAAAGTTATAAAGACATGATCTATTATGCCTTTGATGATTCCAGTCGCTTTATGGGCATGAGTGATTTGTACAACCTGATCGTGCAGGACAATCCCGACATGCAGGTCGTGTATTTATCCAGAGCTCCCACATGGATCATGAAAAAGCGCCATTTAAGTTTACTTAAAAAAGGACTTTTCCCAGAAGGGCGCTATATCGGTCGCAGCAGTCTTTCTCGCAGTACGCATAAAGTTGACGCTCTTCGTGAAGTGATTGAGGAATTCAAACCTAAAAAAGTCGTCTTGATTGGGGATAATGGCGAGGCGGATCCTGCCGTGTACGCACAAATCGGGGAAGAATATCGCGCTTCGGGCATTCAGTTTTTTCAGTTCATTCGTATTGTGTATTCAAAATCGGTGTACACACCAGTAAAGCCGGCAACCTTGATTTCATCGCAAACCGGTTTTGTCACTCCGATTGAAATCTCCTTAGAGCTTGAATCCCAAGGTCTGTTACATAAGACTTCGGTGGAAAAGTTGCTCGCCACAAAAGGGGCTGATCTTAGCAACCCCGATCTTAAAGAACGAAACGGCGAATATGCCTTTCCGTATTTTGTGGATTGCAGTTCTTTTCAATGGCGCTGGGATGGACGCTTGGCTGAATTTGCCGAATTGCTGGTCTTAAAAACACGCATTTTTAAACGTTGTGGGCTCAATCCATGA